TGGACAGAATCACGCGATATTGGGCCCAATCCAAACCCGGCACGTCACAGGCTGGATCCCGCTGCGCCACTTCTAACAAGGCATCAATGACCGTATTGCCCGTTTGGTGAATTTCCCCCAGCACCCCCGATTGCTTGAGATTTTCCACGGATAATTGCGTCGGTGCGAAATGCAGTTGGGTAATTTGCGAGACCAAGCGCCGATTCGCTTCTTCAGGGAACGGGTTGTAGATATCTTCGGTGCGTAACCCGGCTTCCACGTGACCCACTGGAATTTTTTGATAAAACGCGGCTAAGGCTGCGGCAAATGCGGTGGTGGTATCCCCTTGGACGAGCACCATACTAGGGTTAAGCGACTGGAACAGTGCCTCTAATCCTCGTAGGGCATTGCAAGTAATGTCAGTCAAAGTTTGCTGGGGTTGCATAATGGCAAGATCCCGATCGGCTTTGAGATCAAATAAGTCCATCACTTGATCCACCATTTCCCGATGTTGCCCCGTCAAGACCACCTGGGTTTGGAAACTTTGCGATCGCTGGAATGCTTGGATCACAGGAGCCATCTTAATCGCCTCGGGGCGGGTTCCAACAATAATGCAGACGGGGAGAGGAAATTTGAGCATGGTGCTGGAGAAATTGAGAAGGATAAACCCATTCAGGATAAACCCACGCGGGATACACCTATTGTGGGAACGTTAGCCTTTCACCTAACGTTAGCCCTTCACATATAGCCCGATTTGTCCCTGTTTGCCAAACAGATTTACCCCCACGGATGACCGCACCACCAAAACTCAGCATAAAAAAACTCAGCCCTGGGCTGAGTTGAGGTTTGAAGCAATCTGTCTGAACAGCTTATTTAAACGTAGTAACAACGTAATAAGAACTGCACCGTAACCGGGGACGTATGGTGAAACGGTTAGGCTTCCTATCCTTTCACATCACAGGTCAAGGGGCAGGAGGCATACACCGAGGTGGTAGAAGGGTTTTCAGCACCATGGAGCCACCGCAGCCACTCCACATCAGAGGGATGAATGCCCTTCAAAGTCAAGAAGGTGGACACGGCAACAATTCCCAGTACGTGCACTCCGATAAAGCCTACGGCAGTTAGCAGAACAGCACTGGTCGGCATAATGGCATGCAAAGTAACAGCCATCAGAGAGGCGATCGAAACAACTAACACCAAAACGGGGAACCCAATCACAATCATGCAAACAGCAAGCACGAATGACCAAATCAGGATACTCTTCAGCGTTGAAATCAAACCCAAACCGACAGCATTTTGACTATTTGCTAATGCCATACTTTTTTCTCCCAGAGTGCAATGGATATGAACTTGTACCAAACCTCTCGACAATCCCAAAAGTAGATCCTGCAATGATCCCCGCGATTGAGATTGAATGGATTTCAGTATAGGGAAAGCACTGAAGGAGGGGAAGAGCTATTTAATAAATTTTACAGTTTTTAGTTTTCAGTCTCATATTTAGTGAGTATTTCTACTAGTTATCTTGCTTCTAAAGCCCATAAAACCCAGCCTACATGGGAGATTGATTCCTTCAATGAGTAATTATGCATATTGCAAAGATCTAGAATTTAAAAATACAAATTCCGTGAAAAAAACATCAATAAAAAACAACAACCATAAATAGTTGTTGAATCATTTAAAGAAAAACTATCAAGATTGATTTTTGTGAAGAAACGGTTACGAATTGCTTAATAATTCACTGAATCTACTTGCCATTGCAGCATTCTGCGCTGTTTTGAGCCAAGCTGGAGAGAACCGAATTACTAGAGAACTAAGAATCATAGGGATTTTTAGGCTCAGGAATCGATTGGCTGGTCGTTTCTTGAATCACAACCTGTCGTTTATTGTCTAGGGTTTCAGTGATCATTTGACCTTGAACTTCCAGCCAGCTATCCGGTTTATAGAGATTCCGATCGCCCGTTTTGACCTTTACCGGCAAGCTGACGGGATACACATCTGCTGCACAGCACGTGATGACGAAGCGCGTCAGAAGAAAATATTCCTGGGGTAAGTTGGGGGGATGTACCACAAATCCTTGCAGTTTAGCCTTTTGACCCGTGTAGAGATCGGGTTCAGGGCGAACTTGCAACTCTCGGATCCATTCAATTAATGTTTTATTTTCCGGATTTTTAGCAGTCTGAAAACTTTGGGGTTTGACCCGAGTCAGGGTAATACTATCGTTGACCCCCCGTTGCAGTGCGGTCTGACTGGCGAAGGCGCGGGGAGGAATAATCAACCCGAGAATCGCAACGGTGAGTAACAACAAACTACTCCATCCCGGTGGGAGCAAATTGATATGTTGCACCACTGGCAAAGCGTTGCGCGATCGTTGGAGTAATAACCAAGCTTTGTAAAACGCCACCAGGAGCAACACAACCCCAGTAATTACAGTAAGCAGCGAATAGTTGGGATGAATCAACAAGGCCAATTTGCCTGTGCCCCAGTAGACCAGAAACAAAATTCCCCAAGCAGTAATGGCAACAATATCTAACCACGGCAGAATTTTGGGCGGAAATATGAGTTTCTTAGGAGCAGGGCGAGACATAGGCAAGCGGGATGAGATGGACTAGGACTGAGAGCCTGCGATCGAGGCTCTGGATCACATGCTTCGCAATTCTAGCGTGTTGCGTTCAATTCCAGGGTTCATCAAAATCTCAGGTTCACCAGAATCTCGAGTAAACCCAATCAAGGGCAGAAAAATAAACTCAAGGGCAGAAAATAAACAGTTGAGTCGAAATGGCGATTGTCCATTCCTGACTCAACTGTAAGAACTATGTCGATTACCGATCGCCCATTCCTGTAGAAAACCCCGCTGATTCCCTTGACGAAACGCCCCAGAATGACAGGGCAGCTATCGGCGATCGAGGGTTTGGGGTGAGTTAAGGCAGAGGGCGAACTATTCCGACAGGCGAGTTAGACTTTCGCCAAACTCAGTTCCACCTTGGCAAGACTATGGGGAACGTACATCTGATTGACATAATCGATCAGCATCCGATGGGTATTGAATGCCGGACAGTTGGTCTTGATCGAAGCTTTCATCATCTTGACCCAGTTATGCGGAACGCCATTTGCATCCTGGTCGTAGTAAAGCGGTAGAATTTCCTGCTGTAGCAAATAATAGAGTGCTTCTGAATCGATCTTGTCCTGGAGCGCTTGGTCGCTGGTGTGGGCATCTTCCCCGATCGCCCAACCATTCAGTCCTCGGCCTTGGGCATCGGCTTGGTAGCCTTCGCACCACCAACCATCCAACACACTGCAATTCAATCCTCCGTTCACGCAGACCTTTTGGCCGCTGGTACCCGAAGCTTCTAAGGGACGGCGCGGATTATTCAGCCAGACATCAACACCATGCACCAGCTTGCGGGCCGTGTACATGTCGTAATCTTCGATGAAGGCAACCCGATCGCGCAGATCGGACTGGCGGCACCACTCCATCAGCCGTTGGATGATGCGTTTCCCTTCTTCGTCTGCGGGGTGCGCTTTGCCGGAGAAGATGATTTGAATGGGTCGATCGGTGCTGCTGAAGATCTCCAATGCCTTTTCGGTATCCCGCAGCAGTAAATCCCCCCGTTTGTAGGGACTGAACCGACGGGCAAAGCCGATCGTTAAGATACTTGGATCCAAGAGGTGATTGGTGGCATTGACTAAACTCCAATCTTCCCCCCGTCCTTCCCGGGCCGCCCGTACCTTCGATCGGGTATGGGCCACGAGACGGGCTTTGAGGATTTGGTGTCGTTGCCAAATTTCTTGATCCGGAATTTGATCAACCTGCTCCCAAAGCTTGGGATCGTGCATGTGATCCTGCCAGTTGGGTCCCAAATAGCCATCAAACAAATCGGCAAACAATGGTGCAATCCAACTAGACATATGGACCCCATTGGTGATGTAGCCGATCGGCACATTGTCTTCACTGCGATCGGGGTACATGACATTCCACATCTTGCGGGAGACTTCTCCATGGAGACGACTCACCCCATTAGCATTACGACATAACCGCAGAGCCAATACCGTCATTCCAAACGGTTCCCAAGGATCCCCTAGGCGGCGTGCTCCCAAGGAGAGAAACTGCTCCCGCGTCAGCTTCAATGCTTCCCAATAGTTCGCAAAGAAAGAATCAATCAAGTCGGCGGAAAAGACATCATGCCCCGCTGGCACAGGGGTATGGGTGGTAAAGACACAGCGCTCCCGCACCGATTTTTCGACATCATAGAAGGCTTGCCCCGTTTTCTGCATGGTTTGCCGACAGACTTCCAGCAAGCAGAAAGCTGCATGGCCTTCATTGAGGTGGTAAATCGCGGGTTCAATGCCCAAGGCTTCCAACGCCCGTACACCACCGATTCCCAGCAGAATCTCCTGGGCAATCCGCGTTTCCTGGTTCCCGCCGTAGAGGTGCCCAGTTAGCCAGCGATCGATGGGATCATTGCCGTCAATATCGGTATCTAACAGAAAGAGCCTTGTGCGACCAACTTGAACTTGCCAAATTTGAGCTTGCACCTGTCGGGTGCGGACTTGAACGGCGATCGTGAGAGGCTGACCTGCGGAATTCGTGACTGGACTTAAGGCCATGCGCTCAAAGGGCGCGTCCACGTAATAATCTTCCTGCCAACCTTCTCGATTTAACCGCTGACGGAAGTAACCCTGGCGGTAGAGTAGGCCGATCCCCACCATGGGAATCCCTAGATCGGACGCAGACTTGAGATGATCGCCCGCCAAAATTCCTAGACCGCCAGAATACACCGGCAGCGATTCATGAATGCCAAACTCTGCACAGAAATAGGCGATCGGATGTTGACTGGACAGCTTATCTGAGACCCCCGAAAGTGACTGATTCACCCAGGTGTCTTGTCCTGTCATGTACTGATCAAACTGAGCCAGTACTTGGGCGAACCGTTTCATGTACTGGGGATCACAAGTCAGTTGTGTGAGGCGATCGGGAGAAACTTGCTGTAGCAAAATGATGGGGTTATGACTACAGCGCCCCCACTCAACGGGATCAATCATCACAAATAACGAAACCGCTTCATGATGCCAACACCACCAATAGTTATAGGCTAGATCAGCTAATCGTTTCAGCGATGTTGGTAAGCGGAGGCTCAGTTGGGCCGCTGGGGAAGGGTGATTTACCATAATTGCAATCTTGAAAGTGACAGTGGCAGAGCCGGACTCTGAAGCTTTGAAACGACACTCCAACTCTGAAACGCTAAAAACCTGTTTGCTACACCTAATCTTCCAGAGAGTTCAAATCAGTCGAAAGCAATGGGATTGGAATCATTAGATGAATGCTATGCTTGACGGCTCAGGAAGCTAATTCCAATGAGGATTCACCAAGATTTTTATCCTCTTCATCGCTACTGTTGGCGATGCTCCCATCCTCCCCTAGGATTCCTAGGAAATCTGTTAGGCTGTCGTTGATTGGGCCGTCTGTTTACGGAATCTATTGCCTGGGCTGTTGTTGACTGGGTTATATCGTGTCCATGAGAAGTAGCGATTGCGACCCTCGATCGAGTCAGGCGTACTACCAGGTTTTATCGTCTTAGTTTCCAGCTTACCCTAGGTGATTGTGAAAGGAAGGGTCTTGTGTAGTTTGTTACAGTTCTCGACAAGAGTATGGGATTGTTCAACTTTTGGCTGCATCTTGTAATATTGCGCCATCACTTTTTTGGCGCGATCCCGACTGAGCAAATTGCCAACAAAAAACCTTAGTCGTGATTGCGACTAAGGCCAGAAAATCGTTTTATGGCTGAAAAACTTGAGAGTTCTGGTGAATTGAGTCATTAGGCAAAGAAAATCGCTGATCCCCAACGCTTTCCTAGAACTTTCTCAACGGCTCTACAGTAGATCAATTCGTCCATCATTACGAATGTAGAGGGCTTTGTCTCCTGGTTTCTGGGCCGCAAAGGTAAGCTCTACCCGCAAAACATCCAATCTAGGCTGAGAGAGCTTTGCTTTTAGAGGGGTTTCATTTTTTTCCCAAAAGACCACTGAAGCATTGGGTTCTGTACTACCACCCCGCTGAAAGGCGATTCGGCCCCCCCCAGCCAAAACGACGGGACGCGCCCCTTGAACTTTTTCGATAAATAAGGGACGTCCTGTGCGGTTCCAAACTTGGACTTGAATGCGTTTACCGGGCGTGAATTGCAGCGGTTTGGGAGGACAGCGGTTTGCACAGGTTCCAACTTCCTCGGCTTGGGCTGAAGTTTCCGGAGTGATCCCCATCCCTTGCGGGCCGAGGCTGGGGAGTAACAGGAGCCCGATCGCGATACCGATCCCCCGTAAACCAGAGATTCTCCGTAACCCGATTCCCCGTAGACCATATTTTGTCATCTGTGCCCTCCTGCGTTATTCACCGCAATTGATTGCTTCATCCGTCACCCAACAGATCAAAAAATCCATCCTCAAGCTCATAGCCTAAAACCTTCGCCATCGCTTTAATCCGCGATCGCCCCTCAATCCCCTCCGATCGCATCCAACGCAGAAGCGTAAAGGTCTTGTGCATGACGAAAATTTCCAGGGCTTCGGGGTTGAACTGAATTCCGTCCTTGG
The Alkalinema sp. FACHB-956 DNA segment above includes these coding regions:
- the wecB gene encoding UDP-N-acetylglucosamine 2-epimerase (non-hydrolyzing); this translates as MLKFPLPVCIIVGTRPEAIKMAPVIQAFQRSQSFQTQVVLTGQHREMVDQVMDLFDLKADRDLAIMQPQQTLTDITCNALRGLEALFQSLNPSMVLVQGDTTTAFAAALAAFYQKIPVGHVEAGLRTEDIYNPFPEEANRRLVSQITQLHFAPTQLSVENLKQSGVLGEIHQTGNTVIDALLEVAQRDPACDVPGLDWAQYRVILSTVHRRENWGEPLQNIAQGFLKILEAYPDTALLLPLHRNPTVREPLTAILGSHPRVFLTEPLDYTELVGAMKRCFLLLTDSGGIQEEAPSLGKPVLVLRENTERPEAVMAGTAKLIGTDPDRIFQEASELLSNPIAYQTMANAISPFGDGLAAQRIVQLVETYLTREGRC
- a CDS encoding TIGR03943 family protein → MSRPAPKKLIFPPKILPWLDIVAITAWGILFLVYWGTGKLALLIHPNYSLLTVITGVVLLLVAFYKAWLLLQRSRNALPVVQHINLLPPGWSSLLLLTVAILGLIIPPRAFASQTALQRGVNDSITLTRVKPQSFQTAKNPENKTLIEWIRELQVRPEPDLYTGQKAKLQGFVVHPPNLPQEYFLLTRFVITCCAADVYPVSLPVKVKTGDRNLYKPDSWLEVQGQMITETLDNKRQVVIQETTSQSIPEPKNPYDS
- the glgP gene encoding alpha-glucan family phosphorylase, which gives rise to MVNHPSPAAQLSLRLPTSLKRLADLAYNYWWCWHHEAVSLFVMIDPVEWGRCSHNPIILLQQVSPDRLTQLTCDPQYMKRFAQVLAQFDQYMTGQDTWVNQSLSGVSDKLSSQHPIAYFCAEFGIHESLPVYSGGLGILAGDHLKSASDLGIPMVGIGLLYRQGYFRQRLNREGWQEDYYVDAPFERMALSPVTNSAGQPLTIAVQVRTRQVQAQIWQVQVGRTRLFLLDTDIDGNDPIDRWLTGHLYGGNQETRIAQEILLGIGGVRALEALGIEPAIYHLNEGHAAFCLLEVCRQTMQKTGQAFYDVEKSVRERCVFTTHTPVPAGHDVFSADLIDSFFANYWEALKLTREQFLSLGARRLGDPWEPFGMTVLALRLCRNANGVSRLHGEVSRKMWNVMYPDRSEDNVPIGYITNGVHMSSWIAPLFADLFDGYLGPNWQDHMHDPKLWEQVDQIPDQEIWQRHQILKARLVAHTRSKVRAAREGRGEDWSLVNATNHLLDPSILTIGFARRFSPYKRGDLLLRDTEKALEIFSSTDRPIQIIFSGKAHPADEEGKRIIQRLMEWCRQSDLRDRVAFIEDYDMYTARKLVHGVDVWLNNPRRPLEASGTSGQKVCVNGGLNCSVLDGWWCEGYQADAQGRGLNGWAIGEDAHTSDQALQDKIDSEALYYLLQQEILPLYYDQDANGVPHNWVKMMKASIKTNCPAFNTHRMLIDYVNQMYVPHSLAKVELSLAKV